In Flavobacterium sp. N3904, one DNA window encodes the following:
- the galK gene encoding galactokinase: MNDLLIKKTTAFFQEKFGSAPEKTVLSPGRINIIGEHIDYNDGYVLPAAIDKIICFAFAKNNTKTSKIVAIDLNEEFEVDLTQTISLSKVVWTNYILGVIKQLQDNGFSFDGFNCVFSSNIPVGSGLSSSAALECGTIFGIKELFNLSIPKVDIALMGQKAEHWVGINCGIMDQFSSVMGLENKVIKIDCKTLEYEYHNADFNDYSLILFDSNVKHSLFSSAYNTRREECEEGLSIIKSNFPEISSFRDCIESHVLQLKDKMTPKVFDRCHFVVQEIHRVALACEVLDNGNIEALGKLLFETHEGLSKEYLVSCDELDFIVDTLKQEKAVIGSRLMGGGFGGCTINLIKKGEEEAIKQKLTKLYKEAFDIELKIYDVKIGNGTSLYNAN; encoded by the coding sequence ATGAACGATTTATTAATTAAAAAAACGACCGCTTTTTTTCAGGAAAAATTTGGCAGCGCTCCCGAAAAAACAGTCCTTTCTCCAGGAAGAATTAACATTATTGGCGAACATATCGATTATAATGATGGCTATGTTTTGCCAGCCGCAATCGACAAGATTATTTGTTTCGCTTTTGCAAAAAACAATACAAAAACATCTAAAATTGTTGCCATAGACTTGAACGAAGAATTTGAAGTCGATTTGACTCAAACCATTTCATTGAGCAAAGTAGTTTGGACGAATTACATTTTGGGAGTTATCAAGCAATTGCAGGACAACGGCTTTTCGTTCGATGGTTTCAATTGTGTTTTTAGCAGTAATATCCCGGTTGGTTCAGGATTGTCTTCATCGGCAGCTCTAGAATGCGGAACGATTTTTGGAATCAAGGAACTTTTCAATTTGTCTATTCCAAAAGTGGATATTGCGCTAATGGGACAAAAAGCGGAACATTGGGTTGGAATCAATTGCGGAATTATGGACCAGTTTTCGAGCGTGATGGGTTTAGAAAATAAAGTAATTAAAATTGACTGCAAAACACTGGAATACGAGTACCACAACGCCGATTTCAATGATTATTCTCTTATTTTATTTGACAGTAATGTGAAGCATTCCTTGTTTTCGTCGGCATATAATACCAGAAGAGAAGAATGTGAAGAAGGACTTTCGATAATCAAAAGTAACTTTCCGGAGATTAGTAGTTTCAGAGATTGCATCGAAAGTCATGTGCTTCAATTAAAAGATAAAATGACACCGAAAGTATTTGACAGATGCCATTTTGTTGTTCAAGAAATTCATCGTGTGGCACTCGCCTGCGAAGTTTTGGATAACGGAAACATCGAAGCTTTAGGGAAATTACTTTTCGAAACTCACGAAGGTTTGTCCAAAGAATATCTGGTAAGTTGCGATGAGTTGGATTTTATTGTAGATACTTTAAAACAAGAAAAAGCAGTAATCGGATCCCGATTGATGGGTGGCGGTTTTGGCGGATGTACCATCAATTTGATTAAAAAAGGAGAAGAAGAAGCCATCAAACAAAAACTGACTAAGTTGTATAAAGAGGCTTTTGATATAGAATTGAAAATTTATGATGTAAAAATCGGAAACGGTACATCATTATATAATGCAAACTAA